TGGCGGCTTGGGGACCGATGGAGGCTGGAGCTCGTCGGTCGGATCTTCAGCTCGAATGACGACGGCGATCCCCTGTACCGGTTTCGGAAGGACGACTATCTCCAGACCAGCGTACGCTTCTACTTCTGAGAGTGGGGAGCCGGCCCCATAGGACAAGATTTTCATGTTCCATGTCATGAGGCCGCGCTTGCCACAGCTGCGGGTCCGGTGTTGCTCGCGAAGTGCGTGCGCGCCGCGTGCATGCACGGGAGAGGGCGAACGCCGAGCGGAGGTAACGCCGGCACGGGATCGGCGAGCGTGGGATCGAATGCGGGAGTCTGACTGAAGGAGAGCTGGGCGCCTCGGGAGAGGCGCGCCGGAGCGAGGAGGGTGGCGTTATTCGACTGTTCATCCTCGACGTAGATCGGGTTGCATGCCGGCAGGACGGCCAGAGCCGGCAGGACGAAGAGCGGCCCCCCGGCGGATCGCCGGAGGGCCGGTTCCGTTGCCGTGCGCCTCGGGGTCGTGCGGCTCGGTTCGCCTCCTCGGAAGTCCGGCTCAGGCCGGCTTCACCCCCGTGATCACGATCGCATGGGCGTTGAAGCCCGACGCGACCTTCTTCGTCTCGTCACTGGGGCTCGCCGAGAAGTAGTCCACGCGCTGCAGGATCTCCAGATCTTCGAACCCGGCCTTCGCCAGCGTCTCGAGATACTGGTCCTTCGTCACGGCGCCGACGATGCACTCGGCCCAGAGCTCCGGCTTCGCGCGGCACGCCTCCGACGGCGGAATCTCCACTACGATGTCGGAGATCTGGATCTTCCCGCCCGGACGGAGTACCCGGTAGATCTCGCGGATCGCGGACTCCTTGTCCGGGACGAGATTCAGCACGCCGTTGCTCGTGACGACGTCCACGGAAGTGTCGGGGAGGGGGATCTCTTCCGCGTTTCCGTCGAGGGTTCGGACGTTCGTCGCGCCCATCTCCCTCGCATTCCTCTCCAGCTTCTCGCGCATCGCGGAGGTCATGTCGAGCCCGATCACCTCACCCTCCAATCCGACGATCCGGCTCGCGATGAGCGCGTCGGTGCCCGAGCCCGAGCCTACGTCGAGGACGGTCTGGCCGGGGCGGATCACATCGGCGATGAAGGGGTGGGCGACTCCGGCGAAGGACTCGAGGGCGCCCGGCGGGATCGGGTCGAGCTCGTCGGCGGAGTAGCCGACGTACTCGCAGGCGAAGCGCCCGGTCGCGAAGTGGAATTCGTCCTGTGGCTGCCGCGCGAGGTGCGAATACATGCCCCGCACGGCGTCGATGATGACGTCCCGGTTCTCGGAGGTGATGACGACCATGGTTCACTGGCTCCCTGTCTCGGTGAATCGTGGAACGTGCGACTATTCGATGCGTGATCCTGGCGCCGGCGCCGATCTACTACTCGCCGGTTTCCTTCTCGAATCGTGCGACCAGGGCACGGATGCGGTCATGGAATTCATGCCGCACCGGGGCGTGGCCGAGGGCGGAGACGCGGTCTCGTAGTCCCTTCTCGAACTCGTGCCGCGACTTGCAGCTCCGGCAGGCTTCGAGATGGTCCTCGAGCGCGCCGCTCCTGTTCCGGTCCAGCTCCTCGTCCAGATATTCGACGAGCATCCGGATCGCTTCCTTGCAGGTCAGAATTTCCTTTGTCATGACTCGGCCTCCTCCTCGGGAGCCCGGTTGCGCGGGGTTCTCAGGCCCATGTCGATGGCTTGGTCCCACAGCGACTTCTGAAGCAGGGACCGTCCCCGCGCGAGGCGGGAGCGAATGGTACCCACGGGAACGTCCAGGGCGTCCGCGGCTTCCTGATACGAAAGCCCCTGAATCTCGACCAGCACGACGGCGACCCGGAAGGCCTCCGGGAGCGTGTCCACGGCGCACGCGACGTCCTCCTGGAGGAGGCGATTCAGAAAGTCCCGCTCCGGATTGGCCTGCCAGAGGAGGAAGGGCTGGTGCAGCCGTTCGAAGATCGAGAAAGTCTCGTCGCTGCCGTCCGTCTCTTCGTACTCCTGCGTCTCCGCCTTCGCCGCGGCACTCCGCTTCTGGCTGAGGAAGGTGTTCGTGAGGATCCGGCACATCCATCCGCGGAAGGACGACCGATCGCGGAGCGACTCCAGCGACCCGAGCGCCTTCACCATCGCTTCAGCCACAAGATCCTCGGCGTCCGCGTCGTTCCTCGTGAGCCGCCGCGCGGTGGCGAGGAGTCCCGGAAGAAGCGCCGTGATCTCGCCTTCGA
This genomic stretch from Gemmatimonadota bacterium harbors:
- a CDS encoding methyltransferase domain-containing protein is translated as MVVITSENRDVIIDAVRGMYSHLARQPQDEFHFATGRFACEYVGYSADELDPIPPGALESFAGVAHPFIADVIRPGQTVLDVGSGSGTDALIASRIVGLEGEVIGLDMTSAMREKLERNAREMGATNVRTLDGNAEEIPLPDTSVDVVTSNGVLNLVPDKESAIREIYRVLRPGGKIQISDIVVEIPPSEACRAKPELWAECIVGAVTKDQYLETLAKAGFEDLEILQRVDYFSASPSDETKKVASGFNAHAIVITGVKPA
- a CDS encoding zf-HC2 domain-containing protein, yielding MTKEILTCKEAIRMLVEYLDEELDRNRSGALEDHLEACRSCKSRHEFEKGLRDRVSALGHAPVRHEFHDRIRALVARFEKETGE
- a CDS encoding sigma-70 family RNA polymerase sigma factor, whose amino-acid sequence is MSAAATIERAEMTEEAAQVEEAGPVGKTGAAKEAGSVGEVGNAWFEGEITALLPGLLATARRLTRNDADAEDLVAEAMVKALGSLESLRDRSSFRGWMCRILTNTFLSQKRSAAAKAETQEYEETDGSDETFSIFERLHQPFLLWQANPERDFLNRLLQEDVACAVDTLPEAFRVAVVLVEIQGLSYQEAADALDVPVGTIRSRLARGRSLLQKSLWDQAIDMGLRTPRNRAPEEEAES